One genomic segment of Longimicrobium sp. includes these proteins:
- a CDS encoding glycosyltransferase family 4 protein: MKVLYLVSAYPRDPDDVITPWMVETIRRLRPLGVDVEVLAPAYRGLQAQTVDGVTVHRFRYAPRPWETLTHDQTAPDRIREKPAFLGLVPGYVASGSLAAARLARTGRFGVVHAFWPLPHGVIGLAAKRASGVPLVSTFFGVELTWMEKELPFLSPVLRRIVRGSDAVTAISTYTADRLRRQVPGADPAIIPFGASVEPPAQLPPPRTDPAAPFELLFVGRLVERKGVHLLLDALATLPPERPVVLRVVGDGPERPRLQEQAARLGLGERAVFHGFVSQDELKARIAACDCFVLPAVVDAKGDTEGLGVVLLEAMSYGKPTIASAAGGIVDIVRDGRNGFLVPPGQAGPLADAIKRMMDDPAAAREMGVHGRQDVEAGFSWNVIVGRLADVYRRVARR, encoded by the coding sequence GTGAAGGTACTGTACCTGGTCTCGGCCTATCCGCGAGACCCGGACGACGTCATTACGCCCTGGATGGTGGAAACCATTCGCCGGCTGCGGCCGCTGGGCGTGGACGTAGAGGTGCTGGCGCCCGCCTACCGGGGCCTGCAGGCGCAGACGGTGGACGGCGTGACGGTCCACCGCTTTCGCTACGCGCCGCGCCCGTGGGAAACGCTCACCCACGACCAGACGGCGCCCGACCGCATCCGCGAGAAGCCCGCGTTCCTGGGCCTCGTCCCCGGCTACGTCGCCTCCGGATCGCTCGCCGCCGCGCGGCTGGCGCGCACGGGGCGCTTCGGCGTGGTGCACGCCTTCTGGCCCCTGCCCCACGGGGTGATCGGGCTGGCGGCCAAGCGCGCCTCGGGGGTGCCGCTGGTATCCACGTTCTTCGGCGTGGAATTGACGTGGATGGAAAAGGAGCTGCCGTTCCTTTCCCCCGTGCTTCGGCGCATCGTCCGCGGCTCCGACGCGGTGACGGCGATCTCCACCTACACTGCGGACCGGCTGCGGCGGCAGGTGCCCGGAGCGGACCCGGCCATCATCCCCTTCGGCGCCTCGGTGGAGCCGCCCGCGCAGCTTCCGCCCCCGCGCACGGACCCCGCCGCGCCCTTCGAGTTGCTGTTCGTCGGGCGGCTGGTGGAGCGCAAGGGCGTGCACCTGCTGCTGGATGCGCTGGCGACGCTGCCGCCGGAGCGCCCCGTCGTCCTCCGCGTCGTGGGCGATGGGCCGGAGCGGCCGCGGCTGCAGGAGCAGGCGGCGCGGCTGGGGCTGGGCGAGCGCGCGGTCTTCCACGGCTTCGTCAGCCAGGACGAGCTCAAGGCGCGCATCGCCGCTTGCGACTGCTTCGTCCTTCCCGCCGTCGTCGACGCCAAGGGCGACACCGAAGGGCTGGGCGTGGTGCTGCTGGAGGCCATGAGCTACGGCAAGCCGACCATCGCCAGCGCGGCGGGGGGCATCGTCGACATCGTCCGCGACGGGCGCAACGGCTTTCTCGTCCCTCCAGGCCAGGCGGGCCCCCTGGCGGACGCCATCAAGCGGATGATGGACGACCCCGCAGCGGCCCGGGAGATGG